CGTAGACGACTCCCGCCTCTATGGCGCGCATGGCCTCGGTCAGCGGCAGGGTCACCCGACCGCGTATGCCGACACTGCCGTCCTCGGTGGTGACCAGCACGTCGGGGGTGAGCGCGCGGGCCTCCTCGACCCCGAAGAGCCGGTCCCCGGTCGCCGCGCCGAGGATGAAACCGACCGAGCCGCCCTGCGCGCGGATCAGGTCCGCCAGCGCGAACATCGGCGCGCTGCCGTAGCCGCCCGCCACGAGCAGCGCCGACACCGCGCCGCTCGGCACCGAGAAGGCGTTGCCGAGCGGCGCGACGATGTCCAGCGTGTCGCCGGGCCGGCAGCGGGCCAGCTCGCGGGTGCCGCGGCCCTGCTCGGCGAAGACCACCTCGATGGTCTCCGCCGTCGGGTCGGCCCGGTGGATGAAGAAGGAGCGGCGCAGCAGCATCGACGAGTCGGGCCCGCCGACGGCGACGGCGACGAAGTGGCCGGGCAGGACCCGTTCGGCGATGCCCTCCGCCCGCAGCACCAGCCGGTGGTGACCACCGACCGGCGACAGCTCCACGATCTCGGCCTGCCGTTGCAGCGGGTGTGCCATCGCGCCTGCTCGCCTCTCTGCTGCCGGGTCAGTGGCGGACGGCTGCGCCGACCGCGTCCCCAAGGGTCGCATGCGGACTGGCCGCCAACAGGGCGGAAAGTCCCTTGTGGATCCTTCTGCACCAGAAAGGACCCTCGTAGATGAACGCCGAGTAGCCCTGCACCAGGGTCGCGCCCGCGAGGATCCGCTGCCAGGCGTCCTCGGCGGTCTCGATGCCGCCGACGGAGACGAGCGT
This genomic interval from Streptacidiphilus rugosus AM-16 contains the following:
- a CDS encoding dihydroorotate dehydrogenase electron transfer subunit; this encodes MAHPLQRQAEIVELSPVGGHHRLVLRAEGIAERVLPGHFVAVAVGGPDSSMLLRRSFFIHRADPTAETIEVVFAEQGRGTRELARCRPGDTLDIVAPLGNAFSVPSGAVSALLVAGGYGSAPMFALADLIRAQGGSVGFILGAATGDRLFGVEEARALTPDVLVTTEDGSVGIRGRVTLPLTEAMRAIEAGVVYACGPTDLLEAVAETATAEGVRCFTAVEEDMACGIGVCMTCVLPVVGDDGVSRFARACVEGPCFDGSRVRWDEVGTIPADIEGAAAMGVH